In Microbulbifer salipaludis, a genomic segment contains:
- the adk gene encoding adenylate kinase — protein MRIILLGAPGAGKGTQAQFITEKFGIPQISTGDMLRAAVKAGTPLGLQAKDIMAAGKLVSDDLIIALVKERITQPDCANGFLFDGFPRTIPQAQAMLDADVSIDHVLEIAVDDEEIVKRLSGRRVHEGSGRVYHLIYNAPKNEGVDDVTGEPLVQRADDTEETVRNRLSIYHEQTEPLVGFYRELEQREPESAPKYSKVEGVGSMEDIRGKVLEALS, from the coding sequence ATGCGAATCATACTTCTGGGCGCTCCGGGCGCAGGTAAGGGCACCCAGGCCCAGTTCATCACCGAGAAGTTTGGAATTCCTCAGATTTCCACCGGCGATATGCTCCGCGCCGCGGTAAAGGCTGGCACCCCGCTGGGATTGCAGGCCAAAGACATCATGGCAGCGGGCAAGCTGGTTTCTGACGACCTGATTATCGCGCTGGTCAAAGAGCGTATCACCCAGCCGGACTGTGCGAACGGTTTCCTGTTCGATGGCTTTCCGCGCACTATTCCCCAGGCGCAAGCCATGCTGGACGCCGATGTATCCATTGACCACGTGCTGGAAATTGCCGTGGACGATGAGGAAATCGTGAAGCGCCTGTCTGGCCGTCGTGTTCACGAAGGCTCGGGTCGTGTGTATCACCTGATCTACAATGCCCCGAAAAATGAGGGTGTGGACGACGTCACTGGTGAGCCTTTGGTTCAGCGCGCCGATGACACGGAAGAGACGGTACGCAACCGCCTGTCAATTTATCATGAGCAAACGGAGCCCCTGGTCGGTTTTTACCGCGAGCTGGAGCAGCGTGAACCAGAATCCGCGCCGAAATACAGCAAAGTCGAAGGTGTGGGCTCCATGGAAGATATCCGCGGGAAGGTGCTGGAGGCTCTGAGCTGA
- the hemH gene encoding ferrochelatase — protein sequence MAHAIILMNLGTPAEPTPGAVRAFLREFLSDTRVVEIPKPVWQLILNLFILPLRPKRIAPAYAEIWDSGLDGEPVSGSPIMFYTRRQAELLQARLQPHDSVAGDETGGGNVMVTYAMTYGAPNLADTVERLRQEGAKRFTLVPLYPQYSATTTGAIYDQVARIIRTSRDVPDISVVHHYWEHPGYIAALANSVREHWHKHGQAEKLMMSFHGIPKANTRKGDPYYHHCCGTAERLAEALGLSRERWEITFQSRFGKAEWLQPYTDKTLIEWGRNGVASVDVLCPAFSADCLETLEEIAVENRANFIDAGGREYRYIPALNTREDHIAMLEAIVRERISDLEAG from the coding sequence ATGGCTCACGCGATCATTTTGATGAACCTGGGGACCCCCGCAGAGCCCACGCCCGGAGCCGTGCGGGCGTTTCTCCGTGAATTCTTGTCCGATACCCGGGTGGTAGAGATCCCGAAGCCGGTGTGGCAGCTGATTCTCAACCTGTTCATCCTGCCCCTGAGGCCGAAGCGCATAGCGCCCGCTTATGCGGAAATCTGGGATAGTGGCCTCGACGGGGAGCCGGTAAGCGGGTCCCCGATCATGTTCTACACCCGAAGGCAGGCAGAGCTGCTGCAGGCGCGGCTTCAGCCTCATGATTCCGTCGCAGGTGATGAGACAGGCGGTGGTAACGTCATGGTCACTTACGCAATGACTTACGGTGCGCCCAATCTGGCGGATACTGTTGAGCGGCTGCGGCAGGAAGGAGCAAAGCGGTTTACCCTGGTGCCGCTTTATCCCCAGTACTCGGCGACGACCACCGGAGCGATTTACGATCAGGTGGCCCGCATCATTCGGACGTCGCGCGATGTGCCGGATATTTCTGTAGTCCACCATTACTGGGAGCATCCAGGTTACATTGCGGCGTTGGCGAACTCGGTACGTGAGCACTGGCACAAGCATGGCCAGGCAGAGAAACTCATGATGTCGTTTCACGGTATCCCAAAGGCAAACACCCGCAAGGGAGACCCCTATTACCACCACTGCTGTGGTACCGCCGAGCGATTGGCAGAAGCACTTGGTCTGTCGCGGGAGCGGTGGGAAATCACTTTTCAGTCGCGTTTTGGCAAGGCGGAGTGGCTTCAGCCATACACCGATAAAACCCTGATTGAGTGGGGGCGTAACGGTGTTGCCAGTGTCGATGTGCTGTGTCCCGCGTTTTCGGCTGACTGCCTCGAGACGCTGGAGGAAATCGCGGTAGAGAATCGCGCTAATTTTATTGATGCGGGTGGTCGGGAATACCGATACATTCCCGCGCTTAATACCCGTGAAGATCATATAGCGATGCTTGAAGCCATTGTGCGGGAGCGCATTTCTGATTTAGAAGCCGGGTAA
- a CDS encoding tRNA-queuosine alpha-mannosyltransferase domain-containing protein produces MKVLLLSAYDADSHKRWRRGLVAAIPDWQWTVLTLPPRYFSWRVRGNSLSWGRGDALTVLRQPWDLVVTTSMTDLASLRGFVPELGRVPTVVYFHENQFDYPVTGDAVPSVEPQLLNIYTALCGDLLLFNSEYNRRTLLEGAEVLLHKLPDQVPGGVCRELEDKSRILPVPLETAAFEVAGEKNQRLTFVWNHRWEHDKGPDILLAALRRFGRQQVPFTLHMVGQQFRRQPAEFAHIQKLLGKLDALGAWGYRESVAEYRQLLAESHGVLSTARHDFQGLSVLEAVAAGCQPLVPDHLAYPEWFGRGGWRYSEDVESCAANLCSAMMRCAQQVQAGAGLAVPEITHMSWQTMASDYRQQLEDCARGAGNFP; encoded by the coding sequence GTGAAGGTGTTGCTGCTTTCTGCATACGATGCCGACAGTCACAAGCGCTGGCGTCGCGGTCTGGTGGCCGCCATTCCCGATTGGCAGTGGACCGTTCTCACGCTGCCGCCCCGTTACTTCAGCTGGCGGGTGCGCGGTAACAGCCTGAGCTGGGGCAGGGGAGACGCACTGACAGTCTTGCGCCAGCCGTGGGATCTGGTGGTAACCACATCGATGACCGACCTCGCTTCGCTGCGTGGCTTTGTGCCGGAGCTGGGTCGTGTACCCACCGTGGTGTACTTCCACGAGAACCAGTTCGACTACCCGGTGACCGGGGATGCGGTGCCGTCGGTGGAACCCCAGCTGCTGAATATTTACACCGCGCTGTGTGGTGATCTGCTGTTATTCAACTCCGAATACAACCGCCGCACCCTGCTGGAGGGTGCCGAGGTGCTTTTACATAAACTGCCGGATCAGGTGCCCGGCGGGGTGTGCCGTGAACTCGAGGATAAATCCCGCATTCTGCCGGTGCCGCTGGAAACGGCTGCGTTTGAGGTGGCGGGAGAGAAGAACCAACGCCTCACGTTCGTGTGGAATCACCGCTGGGAGCACGACAAGGGCCCGGATATTCTGCTCGCGGCACTGCGCCGCTTCGGCCGTCAGCAGGTCCCGTTTACGCTGCATATGGTGGGGCAGCAGTTCCGCCGGCAGCCGGCGGAGTTCGCCCATATTCAGAAGTTACTCGGCAAGCTGGATGCGTTGGGGGCCTGGGGCTATCGCGAGAGCGTGGCCGAGTATCGCCAGTTACTGGCTGAGAGCCACGGGGTACTGTCCACGGCGCGGCACGACTTTCAGGGGCTATCTGTGCTTGAGGCCGTTGCCGCTGGCTGCCAGCCGCTGGTGCCCGATCACCTGGCTTATCCCGAGTGGTTTGGGCGTGGGGGTTGGCGCTACTCGGAAGATGTAGAGTCCTGTGCGGCGAACCTGTGTAGCGCCATGATGCGCTGTGCCCAGCAGGTGCAGGCCGGGGCCGGGTTGGCGGTGCCAGAGATAACCCACATGAGCTGGCAAACCATGGCCAGCGACTACCGCCAGCAGTTGGAGGATTGTGCCCGCGGGGCGGGGAATTTCCCCTGA
- the mazG gene encoding nucleoside triphosphate pyrophosphohydrolase encodes MKETYTVEDLQYLMSQLRNPDGGCPWDLKQTFATIVPSTIEEAYEVAEAIEKEDFEHLHEELGDLLFQVIFYAQLGREQGHFDFSRIVDTLVRKLVRRHPHVFPSGQLYSDGPDEASLGAIDEQQVKANWEAIKAEERQGKGEKGTLDGVAVGLPALTRAAKLQKRAAQVGFDWPEIGGVLAKVEEELRELREAIDSGDRAHAREELGDLLFSCVNLARHLKEDPEVALRQCNRKFEQRFGAVEAALKARDQQPSDVSLEELDRLWEASKG; translated from the coding sequence ATGAAAGAAACCTACACCGTCGAAGACCTGCAATACCTGATGTCGCAACTGCGCAACCCCGATGGGGGTTGCCCCTGGGACCTGAAGCAGACCTTTGCCACCATTGTTCCCTCGACCATCGAAGAAGCCTACGAGGTCGCAGAAGCGATCGAGAAGGAGGATTTTGAGCACCTGCACGAGGAGCTCGGAGACCTGCTGTTTCAGGTGATTTTCTATGCCCAGCTCGGTAGGGAACAGGGACATTTCGATTTCTCTCGCATCGTCGACACTCTGGTGCGAAAGCTGGTCCGGCGCCACCCGCACGTATTCCCCTCCGGGCAACTTTATAGCGACGGGCCTGATGAGGCATCGCTCGGCGCCATTGACGAGCAGCAGGTTAAAGCCAACTGGGAGGCTATCAAGGCCGAGGAGCGGCAAGGCAAAGGCGAGAAAGGAACCCTGGATGGGGTCGCCGTGGGCCTACCGGCGCTGACACGTGCGGCGAAGCTACAGAAGCGCGCAGCGCAGGTGGGTTTCGACTGGCCAGAAATTGGCGGTGTACTGGCGAAAGTGGAGGAGGAACTCCGCGAGCTACGCGAGGCGATTGATTCCGGCGACCGCGCGCATGCGCGAGAAGAACTGGGGGATCTGTTGTTTTCCTGTGTGAATCTGGCGCGGCATCTGAAGGAAGACCCTGAGGTCGCCCTGCGACAGTGCAATCGCAAGTTTGAGCAGCGTTTCGGTGCGGTGGAAGCGGCGCTGAAGGCGCGGGATCAGCAGCCGTCGGACGTTTCCCTGGAAGAGCTGGATCGTCTGTGGGAAGCGTCCAAAGGCTAG
- a CDS encoding PH domain-containing protein, with product MNTPHTPSHEFSAPWGRQLTLLTGLCGLILFGISGTMLAQAPESPPLLYQLGIWLCPVIFLLGALFAVRGYRLEGDRLLVLRPGWSTRLSLQGIESAVFQPEATNGSIRIFGNGGLFGFIGLFRNQTLGRYRAFATDFSRTVVLRLPARTIVVTPDDPAGFVTQVNAAFNLAGSVPTAER from the coding sequence ATGAATACACCGCATACGCCCTCGCACGAGTTCTCCGCGCCCTGGGGCCGGCAGCTGACACTCCTCACAGGCCTGTGCGGCCTGATTCTGTTCGGTATCAGCGGGACCATGCTGGCGCAAGCACCCGAGTCTCCACCGCTGTTGTATCAGCTCGGGATCTGGCTGTGTCCCGTCATCTTCCTGCTGGGCGCCCTGTTTGCTGTGCGCGGCTATCGCCTTGAGGGAGACAGACTCCTCGTGCTTCGCCCCGGCTGGTCTACACGACTATCGCTGCAAGGCATCGAATCTGCGGTGTTCCAGCCGGAGGCCACCAATGGTTCAATCCGGATATTTGGCAACGGTGGGCTTTTTGGCTTTATCGGCCTGTTTCGCAACCAGACGCTGGGACGCTACCGGGCCTTTGCTACCGACTTTTCCCGCACCGTTGTGCTTCGACTGCCTGCTCGGACCATCGTGGTAACGCCCGATGACCCGGCCGGCTTTGTGACCCAGGTCAACGCCGCGTTCAACCTCGCGGGCTCGGTTCCAACTGCCGAGCGCTGA
- a CDS encoding undecaprenyl-diphosphate phosphatase, translating into METFQIIILALIQGITEFLPISSSAHLILPNQVLGWPDQGLAFDVAVHFGSLTAVLIYFRKDVWHLIRDGLGGFRSGQFSDEGRLAWLIVLATIPAGLVGLAFKDFIETHMRSSAVIATTTILFGALLWWADVHGARRDDLGKLNWKKALMIGAAQAIALIPGTSRSGITMTAGLMLGMKREAAARFSFLMSIPVIALSALLLTLELLDTHSVPWGSIFLGVVLSGISAYLCIHFFLQFISRIGMAPFAIYRFLLGGALIWLLLAS; encoded by the coding sequence ATGGAAACTTTTCAGATCATTATCCTTGCCCTGATTCAGGGAATTACGGAGTTTCTTCCGATTTCCAGTTCCGCGCACCTGATTCTTCCCAATCAGGTGCTCGGTTGGCCGGATCAGGGGCTGGCGTTTGATGTGGCCGTGCATTTCGGTTCCCTGACGGCGGTGCTGATCTATTTCCGCAAGGACGTCTGGCATTTGATCCGCGATGGGCTGGGCGGATTCAGAAGCGGTCAGTTTAGTGATGAGGGGCGGCTCGCCTGGTTGATTGTGCTGGCTACCATTCCCGCAGGGCTGGTGGGCCTGGCGTTCAAGGATTTTATTGAAACCCACATGCGCTCGTCCGCGGTGATCGCAACCACGACCATTCTGTTTGGCGCCCTGCTGTGGTGGGCGGATGTACATGGTGCGCGGCGGGATGATCTGGGCAAGTTGAACTGGAAGAAGGCGCTGATGATCGGTGCCGCCCAGGCCATTGCACTGATTCCCGGCACCTCCCGTTCCGGGATCACCATGACCGCTGGCTTGATGCTGGGGATGAAGCGGGAGGCCGCCGCACGCTTTTCTTTTTTGATGTCGATTCCGGTAATTGCCCTCAGTGCATTACTGTTGACGCTGGAGCTTCTGGATACCCATTCAGTACCCTGGGGGAGTATCTTCCTCGGCGTGGTGCTGTCCGGAATCAGTGCCTATCTGTGTATCCATTTTTTCCTTCAATTTATCAGTCGCATTGGCATGGCGCCTTTTGCCATCTACCGCTTTTTGCTGGGTGGGGCATTGATCTGGCTATTGCTCGCCAGCTGA
- the tsaB gene encoding tRNA (adenosine(37)-N6)-threonylcarbamoyltransferase complex dimerization subunit type 1 TsaB produces MALKLLAVDTTSGACSVALYQDGAVTEQFVRAERDHTRRLLPMVEAVLADGGCRLADVDALAVSQGPGSFTGLRIAISCVQGLAFAADKPVIPVSSLAAMATGAIRANPDWQGAPVLPALDARMQEVYWGLYAADCPAEALLPDAVASPEQVVAALEEAGHGPADDHQCNFYAAGPGWQYPSLAALTPLGVWEEAVIHAQDIAVLAAGFWPSGTFVAAQDLEPAYLRNEVTWKKRERIRDR; encoded by the coding sequence ATGGCATTGAAACTTCTGGCTGTTGATACCACCTCCGGCGCCTGTTCCGTGGCCCTGTACCAGGACGGAGCAGTCACCGAGCAGTTTGTCAGGGCGGAGCGGGATCATACCCGCCGCCTGCTACCCATGGTGGAGGCGGTGTTGGCCGATGGCGGGTGTCGCCTGGCCGATGTCGACGCACTGGCTGTCAGCCAGGGCCCGGGTTCATTCACGGGTCTGCGCATTGCGATCAGTTGTGTGCAGGGACTGGCCTTTGCCGCGGACAAACCGGTGATACCGGTTTCCAGTCTCGCGGCCATGGCGACTGGCGCGATTCGTGCAAACCCGGACTGGCAAGGGGCACCGGTGCTGCCGGCGCTGGATGCGAGGATGCAGGAGGTTTACTGGGGACTCTACGCGGCTGACTGTCCCGCCGAGGCCCTGTTGCCCGATGCCGTGGCAAGCCCTGAACAGGTGGTTGCCGCACTGGAAGAGGCCGGGCACGGCCCTGCAGATGACCATCAATGCAACTTCTACGCCGCCGGCCCCGGCTGGCAGTACCCTTCGCTGGCCGCTTTGACCCCGCTGGGGGTGTGGGAAGAGGCTGTGATTCATGCCCAGGATATCGCGGTGTTGGCCGCAGGTTTCTGGCCGAGCGGTACGTTTGTCGCTGCTCAGGACCTGGAACCAGCGTATTTGCGTAATGAGGTGACCTGGAAAAAACGCGAACGTATTCGCGATCGCTGA
- a CDS encoding tryptophan--tRNA ligase: MSKQRVLTGITTTGTPHLGNYVGAIRPAIAASQEENNQPFYFLADYHALIKCQDPEQVHQSTQEIAATWLALGLDSDNAVFYRQSDIVEIPELTWLLTCQTAKGLMNRAHAYKAAVDANRDDGQDSDFGINMGLYSYPILMAADILMFNAHKVPVGKDQIQHIEMARDIAARFNHHYGEHFVLPEAVVGEHVAVLQGLDGRKMSKSYGNTIPLFLPEKKLKKHINKIKTNLLEPGEPKDPDTSTVFQIWQAFATPEQTAEMRKAFEDGIAWGEAKKQLFELINGQIGEARERYEALLANPAQIELELEKGAEKARAYAAPFLAKLREAVGIRKIG, translated from the coding sequence ATGAGCAAGCAGCGCGTACTTACCGGCATCACTACCACCGGTACTCCCCACCTGGGCAATTACGTGGGCGCCATTCGCCCAGCGATTGCCGCCAGTCAGGAAGAAAATAATCAGCCTTTCTATTTTCTTGCGGACTACCACGCGCTGATCAAATGCCAGGATCCGGAACAGGTGCACCAGTCCACCCAGGAAATTGCCGCAACCTGGCTGGCACTGGGCCTGGATAGCGACAACGCCGTGTTCTATCGCCAGTCGGATATTGTGGAGATTCCCGAGCTGACCTGGCTGCTTACCTGCCAGACGGCGAAGGGGCTGATGAACCGGGCGCACGCCTACAAGGCGGCCGTAGACGCTAACCGCGACGATGGGCAGGATTCGGATTTCGGCATCAACATGGGGCTGTACAGCTACCCGATCCTGATGGCGGCGGACATCCTGATGTTCAATGCCCATAAAGTGCCGGTGGGTAAAGACCAGATACAGCATATTGAAATGGCGCGCGACATCGCTGCGCGCTTCAACCACCACTACGGTGAGCACTTCGTCCTGCCAGAGGCGGTGGTGGGTGAGCACGTTGCCGTTTTGCAGGGGCTGGACGGCCGCAAGATGAGCAAGAGCTACGGCAATACCATCCCGCTGTTTTTGCCAGAAAAGAAGCTGAAAAAGCACATCAACAAGATCAAGACCAACCTGCTGGAGCCGGGTGAGCCGAAAGACCCGGATACCTCCACCGTATTCCAGATCTGGCAGGCGTTTGCCACACCGGAGCAAACCGCTGAAATGCGCAAGGCGTTCGAGGACGGCATTGCCTGGGGTGAGGCCAAGAAGCAGCTGTTTGAACTGATCAATGGCCAGATTGGTGAGGCGCGCGAGCGTTATGAAGCACTGCTGGCCAACCCGGCACAGATCGAACTGGAGCTGGAAAAAGGCGCGGAAAAAGCGCGCGCCTATGCTGCGCCTTTCCTGGCGAAACTGCGTGAGGCGGTGGGCATTCGCAAGATTGGCTGA
- a CDS encoding NAD(P)-dependent oxidoreductase translates to MTTTVAFIGLGVMGFPMAGYLSKAGYQVHVYNRTASRASEWLSTYAGKAFATPAAAAEGAEFVFACVGNDDDLRQVTTGAGGAFQGMAAGSLFVDHTTASANVARELAAVAGEKNIGFLDAPVSGGQAGAENGALTIMVGGDEPDFARARPLLDSYARAVNLLGPVGSGQLCKMVNQICIAGLVQGLSEGLHFARAAGLDPEQVVEVISKGAAQSWQMENRYKTMLAGEYEHGFAVDWMRKDLGIVLDEAQRNGALLPVTALVDQFYSEVQALGGGRWDTSSLFARLTNLRDFS, encoded by the coding sequence ATGACAACCACAGTTGCTTTTATCGGCCTCGGTGTAATGGGCTTCCCCATGGCGGGATACCTGTCCAAAGCCGGCTATCAGGTCCACGTTTACAATCGTACCGCCAGTCGCGCCAGCGAATGGCTGTCCACGTATGCGGGCAAAGCCTTCGCCACGCCCGCAGCGGCCGCCGAGGGTGCAGAATTTGTTTTCGCCTGCGTGGGCAATGACGATGACCTGCGTCAGGTTACCACGGGGGCGGGCGGCGCTTTTCAGGGCATGGCGGCCGGCAGTTTGTTTGTTGATCACACCACGGCTTCGGCCAATGTGGCGCGCGAGCTGGCAGCGGTCGCCGGTGAAAAAAATATTGGATTTCTGGACGCGCCGGTATCCGGCGGCCAGGCGGGGGCAGAAAACGGCGCCCTGACCATCATGGTGGGTGGCGACGAGCCGGATTTTGCGCGGGCGCGTCCGCTGCTCGACAGTTATGCGCGGGCGGTCAACCTATTGGGACCCGTGGGCAGCGGTCAGTTGTGCAAAATGGTGAACCAGATCTGCATCGCCGGGCTGGTGCAGGGGCTCTCTGAGGGCTTGCATTTCGCCCGCGCGGCCGGTCTGGACCCGGAGCAGGTGGTGGAGGTGATCTCCAAGGGGGCGGCGCAAAGCTGGCAGATGGAAAATCGCTATAAAACCATGCTGGCGGGTGAGTACGAGCATGGCTTTGCCGTGGACTGGATGCGCAAGGACCTGGGCATAGTGCTCGACGAAGCCCAGCGCAACGGTGCCCTGTTGCCAGTCACTGCGCTGGTAGACCAGTTCTACAGCGAGGTACAGGCCCTGGGCGGCGGCCGCTGGGACACTTCCAGCCTGTTTGCGCGCCTCACTAACCTGCGGGATTTCAGCTAA
- a CDS encoding esterase/lipase family protein has translation MHSPCARLFPATVRFGHAIFCTLLLATAIPVHASDCVILLHGLAKSDRSMKKLEKAIDDAGFTAVNVGYPSTDFPIETLAGPAIAPALDTCTRQASETAEPNHRVHFVTHSMGGILVRHYLSRVRVENLGRVVMLGPPNQGSEVVDKLGNFPGFHFVFGDAGLQLGSGEMSVPNTLGAAHFDLGIIAGTSSINPILSSMLPGKDDGKVTVERTRLEGMDDHLEMPVTHVFMMKNPEVIAQVIHYLQHGKFQRQTGSGADD, from the coding sequence ATGCACAGCCCCTGCGCCAGACTGTTTCCCGCCACTGTCCGTTTCGGCCACGCTATTTTCTGCACGCTGTTGCTCGCGACGGCCATTCCCGTGCATGCCAGTGACTGCGTGATCCTCCTGCACGGGCTGGCCAAATCCGACCGTTCGATGAAAAAGCTTGAGAAGGCAATCGATGACGCCGGCTTTACGGCGGTCAACGTAGGTTACCCATCGACAGACTTCCCTATCGAAACACTCGCCGGCCCCGCCATTGCCCCGGCGCTGGACACCTGTACCCGGCAGGCCAGTGAGACCGCTGAACCCAACCACCGCGTGCACTTTGTCACCCACTCCATGGGCGGCATTCTGGTGCGCCATTATCTGAGCCGGGTCCGCGTGGAAAACCTGGGCCGTGTGGTGATGCTGGGCCCACCCAATCAAGGCAGCGAGGTGGTGGACAAACTGGGGAATTTCCCCGGGTTTCACTTCGTGTTTGGCGATGCCGGGTTACAGCTGGGCAGCGGTGAAATGAGTGTGCCCAATACGCTGGGTGCGGCACACTTTGACCTGGGCATCATTGCGGGCACCAGCAGTATCAACCCGATACTTTCCAGCATGCTGCCGGGGAAAGATGACGGAAAAGTCACTGTCGAGCGCACCCGCCTCGAGGGTATGGACGATCACCTGGAAATGCCGGTCACTCACGTGTTCATGATGAAGAACCCTGAAGTCATTGCGCAGGTGATTCACTACCTTCAGCACGGAAAATTCCAGCGGCAGACAGGGTCCGGCGCCGACGACTGA
- a CDS encoding mechanosensitive ion channel family protein — translation MMQAQESQDNALDKLGAVSTDYSAAIDQVDSWVDGAIRLIPHFTVALVVLLVAFILGSIFRFLVRRHLRRRDRPNLGEVLGSLVKWCVVLVGFLLAATIVMPSLKPGDLIAGLGVSSVAIGFAFKDILQNWLAGLLILLRQPFEIGDQIKVTDFEGTVHRIETRATLIDTYDGQRVVIPNSDIYTNAILVKTTHASRRSDYEIGIGYNDNIGEACEIIRRAVASVEGVEADPAPEALPWDLAASWVSIRARWWTSSTQANVTHVRARVIQSVKEALDEAGIDMPFETQVHLFHDQTEGHDRAGRKQRKERHTGAQEGAQGAAQKREGKND, via the coding sequence ATGATGCAAGCTCAGGAGTCCCAGGATAACGCGCTCGACAAACTCGGGGCCGTTTCAACAGACTACAGTGCAGCCATCGATCAGGTCGACAGCTGGGTCGATGGCGCCATCCGGCTCATCCCCCACTTCACCGTGGCGCTGGTGGTACTGCTGGTGGCGTTTATCCTCGGCAGTATTTTCCGCTTTCTGGTCCGCCGGCACCTGCGCCGTAGGGACAGGCCTAACCTGGGCGAAGTGCTCGGAAGCCTGGTCAAGTGGTGTGTAGTGCTGGTGGGCTTTCTGCTTGCTGCCACCATCGTGATGCCGAGTCTCAAACCCGGCGACCTGATTGCCGGGTTGGGTGTGAGCTCGGTGGCCATTGGCTTTGCATTCAAGGACATTCTGCAAAACTGGCTGGCCGGGCTGTTGATTCTGCTGCGCCAGCCCTTCGAAATCGGTGATCAGATCAAAGTCACCGATTTCGAGGGCACTGTGCACCGCATCGAAACCCGCGCGACCCTCATCGACACCTACGACGGCCAGCGGGTGGTCATACCCAACAGCGATATTTATACCAACGCCATCCTGGTCAAAACCACCCATGCCAGTCGCCGCAGCGACTACGAAATCGGTATCGGCTACAACGACAATATTGGCGAGGCCTGCGAGATCATTCGACGCGCGGTTGCCTCAGTCGAAGGTGTCGAGGCAGATCCGGCACCGGAAGCGCTGCCGTGGGATCTCGCCGCCAGCTGGGTGTCGATCCGTGCCCGCTGGTGGACCAGCAGCACGCAGGCGAATGTGACCCATGTGCGGGCACGGGTGATCCAGTCAGTAAAAGAAGCGCTGGATGAAGCCGGTATCGACATGCCCTTCGAGACCCAGGTACATCTGTTCCACGACCAGACGGAGGGGCACGACCGCGCTGGCCGCAAGCAGCGCAAGGAACGGCACACAGGCGCGCAAGAAGGAGCGCAGGGAGCAGCGCAAAAACGAGAAGGCAAAAACGACTGA